The genomic region TGCCGAAGTTGTTTCAAATTCCGCTTTTGCCGTCACGGCCGCGGCTCAGGGTCCGCTACACCGTTCGGTATAAGAAAACCCCTTTCCCGGTCCAACCTCAAACGTACGGGGGTTACCGAAACCTTACCCAATAACCAACAACTAAACATTCCCTTACCCCTTGACCTCACAAGAAACAGATATGGAGAGATTCCGCCTCGAAAAGGTGCTGACCCACCGGCGTACCCTGGAGACCATGGCCCGGCAGGAACTGGCCGCGGCCCAGCAGCTGGAACAAGAGATCCTGTTGGAAGTTGACGCGGCCCGGAGGCGTCTGGCTGCCTGTGACCAGGAATTCGAGCGGTTAAAGCGGGCCGGCTTGACCTCCCAGGAGTTGATCCTCCATCAGGAGCACCTCGGCCGCCAGGCCGAACATCTGGCTGCACTGCAGGAACGCCGGGGACTGGTCCGCCGGGATATTGACTCGCGCCGGGACCTGCTGATCGCGGCCAGCATGGATAAACGCCTGCTGGAAAAATTTAAGGAAAAAAAGGACCGGCAGTTCCGCCGGGAATTGCTCCGCAAGGAAAACAACATCCTGGACGAGATCGCCATCCGGCAATTCCATAACAGCGGGCGGTGAAGTTCCAGGGTTGAGTCCCCGGATGAATAAATGAATGGTTACGAGGTGATGTGATGCGTTTAAGATTTCCCGCGACCACTGCCATGCTGTTCGGAGCGCTTCTGCTCCTCCCTGCTCTGATTCATTCCGTGGCGGTCGCTGCCCGGGAAACTCCGGCGGCCGCAGTGCCGGAGTCGGTGGAAGAGCGGCGGCTGCTTTATGACATGGGCCGGGAACAGGCCCGCCTGCAGGCCGAATATCAACAACGGCTCCAACAACTTGACCTGCGTGAAATTGAGCTAAAGACTCTGGCCGGTGAGGTCGAGAAGAAACTAAACGAATTAAAGAAGCTCCGGGAATCGGTGCAACAGCTCCTGGCGGTAAAGAACGCTGTTGAAGCCAGGCGGATCAAGGGTCTCAGCAAGATGTACGCCAAGATGGCGCCGGCCCAGGCCGCCAATCTGCTGACCGGCCTGGAGCAGGACCTGGCGGTCGCTATCCTGGCGGGCATGGCTCCCAAGTCGGGAGCAAAGATTCTGGACAGTATGCCGGTCAAGATCGCAACCACCCTTTCAGTGGCGTACTCCTCGCTGGAAAAACAGTGAAAGGATTGTCCGGGTGGCCCGGCAGACAGGTGGCAACCGGTCATTGGGCAATAAGGCCTGCAATCCTGGTGGCCGCTTACAACAGATATGAAAGGAGGGTATATCCCCGTGCTGTCCGTAATGCCTGGCCCATCCCTGAACTCGCCGGCCAAAGATGCTGGATCGGTTGTTGCGGAGAAGCCGGGAGTTGATTTCGCCGTAATGCTGGCAACGGAAGCCGGGGTCCGGCCCACCGGCCCGGCCGGGCCGGCACTGCTTGAAGCAGATGGACTTGGCCCGGGTTGCCCGGAGTCTTCTTCCGATGACCGCGGCCCGGTCGAATTCGATCCGGCTGGTCCCCTGGCCCCGGGTTTGATCGCGGCCGGCCGGGAGATTGCTCCGGTTTCCGGTTCTGTTGCTGCCGCAACTGTGTTGCCCGGTCCGGCAGAGGGACATGACCGGTCCCGGCCATTGGCTGAGACTGCTCCGAATCCTGGTTCTGTTGCCGCGGCGGTGTTGCCCGGTCCGGCAGCGGGGGATGACCGGTCCCGGCCATTGGTTGAGACT from Desulfobacterales bacterium harbors:
- a CDS encoding flagellar FliJ family protein, which produces MERFRLEKVLTHRRTLETMARQELAAAQQLEQEILLEVDAARRRLAACDQEFERLKRAGLTSQELILHQEHLGRQAEHLAALQERRGLVRRDIDSRRDLLIAASMDKRLLEKFKEKKDRQFRRELLRKENNILDEIAIRQFHNSGR